A section of the Lathamus discolor isolate bLatDis1 chromosome 6, bLatDis1.hap1, whole genome shotgun sequence genome encodes:
- the C6H11orf58 gene encoding small acidic protein: MSSARESQGHHGRKRTASPDGSRSWEAADLGNEERKQKFLRLMGAGKKEHTGRLVIGDHRSTSHFRTGEEDKKMNEELESQYQQSMDSTMSGRNRRHCGLGFSEFQESEEHEEAVGHSSEESSEDSESGSESEQEESAEELQAAEKHVEAEVPESKKEAKSNYKMMFVKASGS, translated from the exons ATGAGCTCGGCCAGGGAGTCCCAGGGCCACCACGGCCGCAAGCGAACAGCCTCCCCTGAT GgctccaggagctgggaggcGGCGGACCTTGGCAACGAGGAGCGGAAGCAGAAGTTCCTGCGGCTCATGGGTGCTGGGAAG aaagaaCATACTGGCCGCCTTGTTATCGGAGACCACAGATCAACCTCTCACTTCAGGACAG GGGaagaagacaagaaaatgaatgaagaaTTGGAGTCTCAGTACCAACAAAGCATGGACAGCACGATGTCTGGACGAAACCGCCGTCATTGTGGACTTGGTTTCAGTGAG TTTCAGGAAAGTGAAGAACATGAAGAGGCAGTTGGACACTCCTCTGAAGAGAGTTCAGAGGACTCCGAAAGTGGCTCTGAGTCTGAACAAGAGGAGTCTGCAGAAGAGCTACAAGCTGCTGAAAAACATGTTGAGGCTGAGGttccagaaagcaaaaaagaagcaaaaagcaacTATAAAATGATGTTTGTTAAAGCCAGTGGTTCATAA